The genomic window CGCGACGATCAGCCAGTTGGACAGCGGCCACTGCTTGAGCAGTACCAGGCCCTGCCAGGCCGGCAGCAGAATCAGCAGACCGATCAGCAGGCGCCGCCAGCGGCCGCCCCAGCTCGACGCGCTGTCCGGGTAGGTCAGCACCATCACGATCGCCAGGGCCCACCAGAGCAATGCCAGCACCAGCACGGCGCCGGCCAGCTGCGGAAGCCAGGCGAGCACCAGCATCAGCACGGCGACCACGGCGGCATAGCCGACGCGGGCAGGTTGTTCGTTATAGCCGGCCAGGCGCGCCCATTCCCAGGCGCCCAGGCTGACCACCAGGCCGATGAACAGCGAGAACGCCGCACCGTCGAGCAGGAAGAAACCACCCAGCGCGATCGGCAGCAGGATCAGCGCCGTGATGATTCGTTGTTTCAACATGACGGGGGCGCCTCGGCCTCGACCTGCTCACTGGTCTTGCCGAAGCGGCGCTGACGAGAAGCGAAGTCCTGCAACGCAGCCTGCATGGCGTCGTGCTTGAAGTCGGGCCAGTAG from Pseudomonas sp. GCEP-101 includes these protein-coding regions:
- a CDS encoding phosphatidate cytidylyltransferase — its product is MLKQRIITALILLPIALGGFFLLDGAAFSLFIGLVVSLGAWEWARLAGYNEQPARVGYAAVVAVLMLVLAWLPQLAGAVLVLALLWWALAIVMVLTYPDSASSWGGRWRRLLIGLLILLPAWQGLVLLKQWPLSNWLIVAVMVLVWAADVGAYFSGKAFGKRKLAPRVSPGKSWEGFFGGLALCLAITVAVSIYRDWTVRELLLALPCAAIVVALSVIGDLTESMFKRQSGLKDSSNLLPGHGGVLDRIDSLTAAIPVFTALLWAVGWGTP